In Ignavibacteria bacterium, a single window of DNA contains:
- the polA gene encoding DNA polymerase I, whose amino-acid sequence MAEKLFLIDAMAMIYRAYFAMIGRPLKDGKGNNVSAIYGFVNAMLRILEEEIPDHIAVCFDTEKPTFRHKEFPQYKAQRAEIPDDMPWQINEVKDIVRLYNIPMIEVEGFEADDIIGTLVKQAEKEGVHSYMVTPDKDYMQLVSDISFIFRPSKTSAGSTSGLEFVGTDGVKAKFGVTPDKVIDILGLMGDSADNIPGVKGVGEKTAIALIQEYGSIEDLYKSIEKISKPKLKEILIRDKENAFLAKRLVTIKTDVPLHINFHDLIRKEPDKSALYTRFEELNMKTFARKYSAGLRFGEPIETIEKADEGSDNDLPLRITIQGEKIEQNIQEIKTIKDVKHDYYTIKNEASLDKLVKKLISEEFVSFDTETTGLDFNDAKLVGMSFSYQENQGFYLPVFGEFDEEVRSSNDLFSSDKVRKNIGVEINIAINKIKPVLESRKIKLIGQNIKFDYLLMKRYGVEMNNIHFDTMVGSYILDASVDHSMDSLSEKWLKYRPISIKELIGKGKDEKTMDEVDVELVSEYASEDADVTLQLYHRINYELAKLNQTKLCEEIEFPLIKVLGDMEFEGISVDGKVLKILDKEIQNYIEKYEGKIYDEAGEKFNINSPAQLAKILTEKLHLGLTKKTKTGYSTDSSVLEELRYKHPIAASILEYRMMTKLKSTYIDGLMKSISKRTGRVHTSFNQIRAATGRLSSVNPNLQNIPIRTEAGRNIRKAFVPKNDEYEILSADYSQIELRVMAHYSGDENFISAFKKNRDIHTETAMRVFKLKSKDEVTPNRRRKAKEVNFGIIYGIGAFGLATRLEIKNSEAKEIIDRYFTEFPKVYEYLERTRKFARDNGYVTTLKGRRRYLPQINNNNNAVRSEAERMAINMPIQGTAADMIKIAMIEIHNVFKEKKFKSKMLLQVHDELVFEVYKPEIEEVKKIVLREMKNAIKLDVPVEVEIGTGKNWYEAH is encoded by the coding sequence ATGGCAGAAAAACTCTTTCTAATAGATGCGATGGCAATGATTTACCGAGCTTATTTTGCGATGATAGGCCGACCTTTGAAAGATGGAAAGGGAAATAATGTATCCGCAATTTATGGTTTTGTTAATGCAATGTTAAGAATACTTGAAGAAGAGATTCCCGATCACATAGCTGTATGTTTTGATACAGAAAAGCCAACATTTCGACATAAAGAATTTCCACAGTATAAAGCACAAAGGGCTGAGATTCCTGATGATATGCCCTGGCAAATAAATGAAGTGAAAGACATTGTAAGGCTGTACAATATTCCAATGATAGAAGTTGAAGGATTTGAAGCTGATGACATAATTGGTACGTTAGTAAAACAAGCAGAAAAAGAAGGTGTGCATAGTTATATGGTGACACCTGATAAAGATTATATGCAGCTGGTATCCGATATAAGTTTTATTTTTAGACCATCGAAAACATCAGCCGGAAGCACTAGCGGACTCGAATTCGTTGGAACAGACGGTGTAAAAGCCAAGTTTGGAGTTACACCTGACAAAGTTATAGATATACTCGGCTTAATGGGTGATTCTGCTGACAATATTCCTGGAGTTAAAGGTGTTGGTGAAAAAACAGCAATTGCTTTGATTCAAGAGTACGGCAGTATAGAAGACTTATATAAAAGTATAGAGAAGATTTCTAAGCCAAAACTGAAAGAAATACTAATCAGAGATAAAGAAAATGCTTTTCTTGCAAAAAGATTAGTTACGATTAAAACTGATGTTCCACTACATATTAATTTCCATGATCTTATAAGGAAAGAACCTGATAAATCTGCTCTTTATACAAGGTTTGAAGAGCTTAATATGAAAACGTTTGCTAGGAAATACAGTGCGGGACTTCGATTTGGAGAACCCATTGAAACGATTGAAAAAGCCGATGAGGGATCAGACAATGATTTACCATTAAGGATAACAATTCAAGGTGAGAAAATTGAGCAGAATATTCAGGAGATTAAGACAATAAAAGATGTCAAACATGATTACTATACGATTAAAAATGAAGCATCACTTGATAAGCTTGTAAAAAAATTAATTTCCGAGGAATTTGTATCATTTGACACAGAAACAACGGGACTTGATTTTAATGATGCGAAACTCGTAGGAATGTCATTTTCCTATCAAGAGAATCAGGGGTTTTATCTCCCCGTATTTGGTGAATTTGATGAAGAGGTAAGGAGTTCAAACGATTTGTTTTCTTCTGATAAAGTCAGAAAGAATATTGGAGTAGAAATTAACATTGCAATAAATAAGATAAAGCCTGTTTTAGAGAGTAGGAAAATTAAATTAATCGGTCAAAATATTAAGTTCGATTATCTGCTTATGAAAAGATACGGGGTTGAAATGAATAATATACATTTTGATACTATGGTGGGTTCATATATACTTGATGCATCCGTTGATCATAGCATGGATTCTTTATCCGAGAAATGGTTGAAATACAGACCGATTTCGATTAAGGAGTTGATAGGTAAAGGAAAAGATGAGAAAACAATGGACGAAGTTGATGTTGAACTTGTGAGCGAATATGCGTCTGAAGATGCAGATGTTACTTTACAGCTTTACCACAGAATTAATTATGAACTTGCAAAACTGAATCAAACAAAACTTTGCGAAGAAATCGAGTTTCCGCTGATAAAAGTACTTGGAGATATGGAGTTCGAGGGAATAAGTGTAGATGGAAAAGTTTTAAAAATACTGGATAAAGAGATTCAGAATTACATAGAAAAATATGAAGGAAAGATATACGATGAAGCAGGAGAGAAGTTTAATATAAATTCACCCGCTCAATTAGCAAAAATATTAACAGAAAAACTTCATTTAGGGCTTACAAAGAAAACAAAGACAGGTTACTCAACCGATTCAAGTGTATTAGAAGAACTCAGATACAAACATCCAATAGCAGCGAGCATCCTTGAATACAGAATGATGACAAAACTGAAATCGACATACATTGACGGACTTATGAAATCTATAAGTAAAAGAACGGGAAGGGTACATACTTCATTTAATCAGATAAGGGCTGCTACTGGAAGGCTTTCGAGTGTTAATCCAAATCTGCAGAACATACCTATAAGAACAGAAGCTGGAAGGAACATAAGGAAAGCATTTGTACCGAAAAATGATGAATACGAAATACTATCTGCGGATTATTCACAGATAGAGCTGAGGGTTATGGCTCATTATTCAGGGGATGAGAATTTTATAAGTGCATTTAAGAAAAACAGGGACATACATACTGAAACTGCGATGAGAGTATTTAAACTTAAATCGAAGGATGAAGTTACTCCAAATAGAAGAAGAAAAGCTAAGGAAGTTAATTTCGGGATTATATATGGAATAGGAGCATTCGGACTTGCAACAAGACTTGAAATTAAGAATTCAGAAGCTAAAGAAATCATTGACAGATATTTTACAGAGTTTCCAAAGGTTTATGAATATTTGGAAAGAACAAGAAAGTTTGCAAGAGACAATGGTTATGTAACAACTCTGAAAGGGAGAAGAAGGTATCTACCGCAAATAAACAACAACAATAATGCTGTAAGGAGTGAAGCCGAGAGAATGGCTATAAACATGCCCATTCAAGGAACAGCGGCAGACATGATAAAAATTGCTATGATTGAGATTCATAATGTATTTAAGGAGAAAAAATTTAAGTCTAAGATGCTACTGCAAGTACATGATGAACTTGTGTTTGAGGTTTATAAACCTGAAATTGAAGAAGTTAAGAAAATAGTTTTAAGGGAAATGAAAAACGCCATTAAGCTGGATGTTCCGGTCGAAGTTGAAATCGGAACGGGTAAAAACTGGTATGAGGCACATTAA
- a CDS encoding NUDIX domain-containing protein, whose amino-acid sequence MPKINSIYIECYVARKFKEGYKFLLLKRVECEKLYPGIWQIITGKIEKNEKAFETALREVREESGLTPFRLFVLPHTTTFYSPRTDEISLIPLFVCLVKGKMVTISDEHSDYLWLNPNKASQKLYFKSQKENVKFIEQNLRTKERLKTFTEIKI is encoded by the coding sequence TTGCCTAAAATTAATTCAATATATATTGAGTGTTATGTTGCAAGAAAGTTCAAAGAGGGCTATAAGTTTTTACTGCTTAAAAGAGTTGAATGTGAAAAATTATATCCCGGAATATGGCAGATAATTACCGGTAAAATTGAGAAGAATGAAAAAGCATTCGAAACAGCATTAAGAGAAGTTAGAGAAGAATCCGGGCTCACGCCCTTCAGGCTTTTTGTTTTGCCGCATACGACGACATTTTATTCACCGCGGACAGATGAGATAAGTTTAATTCCTCTCTTCGTATGTTTAGTTAAGGGTAAGATGGTTACAATTTCAGATGAACACAGTGATTATTTGTGGTTAAATCCCAATAAGGCATCACAGAAGTTGTACTTTAAAAGCCAGAAAGAAAACGTTAAATTTATAGAACAAAACTTAAGAACAAAAGAAAGACTTAAAACATTTACTGAAATTAAAATATAG
- the rfaD gene encoding ADP-glyceromanno-heptose 6-epimerase — MIIVTGGAGFIGSALVWALNKKGREDIIIVDHFGVNDKFKNLIALKFLDVFDKDDFGQMVHDGFLKKNKIETLYHLGACSSTTQLDMNFLLRNNFEYTKFLCGHSLENNVRFVYASSAATYGDGKRGYDDEEDKIDTLRPLNPYGYSKQMFDQWAKREGYLDRIAGLKYFNVFGPNEYHKGDMQSIVSKAYKQVKETGRIKLFKSYSKEYGDGEQKRDFIYVKDAVEMTIFFGENKIVNGIYNVGTGQANTFNSFVKPIFKALNVKENIEYFEMPEVLKGRYQDYTKANMKKIRNAGYGGKYHKLEDAVMDYVSNYLNTDFPFLS; from the coding sequence ATGATAATAGTAACCGGAGGAGCAGGATTTATTGGAAGTGCATTGGTTTGGGCGCTCAATAAAAAAGGACGTGAAGATATTATTATTGTTGACCATTTTGGGGTAAACGACAAATTTAAGAATTTAATAGCGTTAAAATTTCTTGATGTATTTGATAAAGATGATTTTGGTCAAATGGTACATGACGGATTTCTTAAAAAGAATAAGATAGAGACTTTATATCATTTGGGAGCATGCAGTTCAACTACACAGCTTGACATGAATTTTCTATTACGTAATAATTTCGAATACACAAAATTTCTTTGCGGGCATTCATTAGAAAATAATGTTAGATTCGTTTATGCTTCGTCTGCAGCTACGTACGGCGACGGTAAACGAGGATACGATGACGAAGAGGATAAAATTGATACATTAAGACCTCTCAATCCATATGGGTATTCGAAACAGATGTTTGACCAATGGGCAAAAAGAGAAGGTTATCTTGATAGGATTGCAGGGCTTAAATATTTTAATGTTTTCGGACCAAATGAATATCATAAAGGAGATATGCAGAGTATTGTTAGCAAAGCTTACAAGCAAGTAAAGGAAACAGGCAGGATTAAATTGTTTAAATCTTATTCAAAAGAATATGGTGATGGTGAGCAAAAACGTGATTTTATATATGTTAAGGATGCTGTTGAAATGACAATATTTTTCGGTGAGAACAAAATTGTTAATGGTATATACAATGTTGGAACTGGACAAGCAAATACTTTTAATTCATTTGTCAAGCCGATATTTAAAGCTTTAAATGTGAAAGAGAATATTGAGTACTTTGAGATGCCCGAAGTATTAAAAGGACGGTATCAGGATTACACTAAGGCTAACATGAAGAAGATTAGAAATGCAGGATACGGCGGAAAATATCACAAGCTTGAAGATGCAGTGATGGATTACGTAAGTAACTATCTTAATACGGATTTTCCTTTTTTAAGTTGA
- a CDS encoding agmatine deiminase family protein, which yields MKNFISLISFTIFVLITFNNSLAQNLPHYMTEEEQRIYKSYTPPGFSTEETNPPFSPVRTTAEWEEVQAIMVTWTSYTSILAQIVDYVQDECVCVIVCSDSNSVKSQLTSYGVPLVNLRFLIRSFNSVWCRDYGQWNVYTYDIDSLKMVDWVYNRPRPLDDQIPVYIAQMYNTPLHQAIVSPYDFTATGGNFMVDGHGTGFSSKLILNENPGKTEAQIDTIAKKYMGLSRYVKMNTLPYDGIHHIDMHMKLLDEETILVGQYPNGVSDGPQIEYNLNYVLSNFQTCFGKPYKVVRIPMPPSSSGQYPPNSSYYTYTNSLIVNKTVIVPIYGFSLDTTALRIYREAMPGYRVVGINCSGMISASGAVHCITKEIGVFDPLFISHSGLRNTDNTTTPYEVKASIKSKAGIQNAKVYWRTDTTLSYTELNMTNAADTFKAYIPAQSLNKTVYYYVSATSNNNKTITKPYTAPLGYFKFMVTTPTAINNEIGNVRQYKLYQNYPNPFNPVTKIKFEIPNSGYTSLIVYDVMGREVERLYDKKVEAGVYEVEFLGSELSSGIYFYKLTSGGFTDIKKLMLIK from the coding sequence ATGAAAAATTTCATTTCCCTAATTTCGTTTACAATTTTCGTTTTGATTACATTCAATAATTCCCTCGCTCAAAACCTGCCACATTATATGACAGAAGAAGAGCAAAGGATTTACAAAAGCTATACACCACCGGGATTTAGTACTGAAGAAACAAATCCGCCTTTTTCTCCTGTAAGGACAACTGCTGAATGGGAAGAGGTTCAGGCTATAATGGTAACATGGACATCTTACACATCCATATTAGCTCAAATTGTCGATTATGTGCAAGATGAGTGTGTGTGCGTGATTGTGTGTTCAGATTCAAATAGTGTAAAATCTCAGCTCACGTCTTACGGAGTACCTCTTGTCAATCTGCGATTTTTAATAAGGTCATTCAATTCAGTATGGTGCAGGGATTACGGTCAATGGAATGTATATACGTATGATATTGATTCACTGAAAATGGTTGACTGGGTTTATAATAGACCGAGACCTCTTGACGATCAAATACCGGTATATATAGCACAAATGTATAATACTCCGCTCCATCAGGCGATAGTATCTCCGTATGATTTTACTGCGACAGGCGGAAACTTCATGGTTGACGGGCATGGAACGGGATTTTCATCAAAACTAATATTGAATGAGAATCCGGGAAAAACTGAAGCACAAATTGATACAATAGCAAAGAAGTATATGGGACTTAGCAGGTATGTTAAGATGAATACTTTGCCGTATGACGGAATACATCACATAGATATGCACATGAAATTGCTTGATGAAGAAACTATACTTGTTGGACAGTATCCCAACGGAGTGTCGGACGGTCCGCAGATTGAGTATAACCTGAATTATGTTTTAAGTAATTTCCAAACTTGTTTCGGTAAGCCATATAAGGTAGTAAGAATACCTATGCCGCCAAGTTCATCGGGTCAGTACCCGCCTAACTCAAGTTATTATACATATACAAATTCATTGATAGTAAATAAAACTGTCATAGTACCGATATATGGATTTTCATTGGATACTACAGCATTAAGGATTTATAGGGAAGCGATGCCGGGATATAGGGTTGTAGGAATAAACTGCAGCGGAATGATTTCGGCAAGCGGTGCTGTGCACTGTATAACGAAAGAAATAGGAGTATTTGATCCACTATTTATTTCACATTCGGGTTTAAGAAACACTGACAATACGACGACTCCTTATGAGGTGAAAGCAAGTATAAAATCTAAAGCGGGTATTCAAAACGCAAAAGTTTATTGGAGGACGGATACAACTTTATCTTATACCGAATTAAATATGACCAACGCAGCAGATACTTTTAAGGCTTACATACCAGCACAATCTTTGAATAAAACGGTTTACTATTACGTATCAGCAACATCGAATAACAACAAAACAATTACAAAACCATATACCGCACCATTAGGTTATTTTAAGTTTATGGTTACAACACCGACAGCTATTAATAATGAAATAGGGAATGTAAGACAGTACAAATTATATCAGAACTATCCGAATCCGTTTAATCCTGTGACAAAGATTAAATTTGAAATTCCTAACTCGGGTTATACATCATTAATAGTATATGATGTGATGGGTCGAGAGGTTGAAAGATTATATGATAAGAAAGTAGAAGCGGGAGTCTATGAGGTTGAATTCCTTGGTTCGGAATTATCGAGCGGAATATATTTCTATAAGTTGACTTCGGGAGGATTTACGGATATAAAGAAACTCATGTTAATAAAATAG
- a CDS encoding T9SS type A sorting domain-containing protein, producing the protein MKKIIYSFLIVLTVIATVYAQPTRRVLFEEGTNASCGPCAASNPILISWLQNHQAQAISIMYHASWPGVDPMYQANPTQSTERIQYNNITAVPTCNVDGIIYDIWPFTSAAFDNALNTRLAVTPPLSIDVVDERIQGDSIKSTITLVVSTNLPAGTYKLRVMAVEKLITYTTPPGSNGETVFHTVFRRAYPNTTGVDIPTTIGTYNYTYTYKRETAWQDTSIVTVAFVQNDVNKEVLNANKGTFMPTGINNISNEVPNKYNLEQNYPNPFNPVTKIRFALPKSGFTSLKVYDSMGREVATRVYKQLRAGKYEVEFNASGLSSGVYYYKLLSGDYSAVKKLMLIK; encoded by the coding sequence ATGAAGAAAATTATTTACTCATTTCTAATTGTATTAACGGTTATTGCGACCGTTTATGCTCAGCCGACACGCAGAGTTCTTTTTGAAGAAGGAACAAACGCATCATGCGGACCATGTGCTGCGAGCAATCCAATATTGATATCATGGCTTCAGAATCATCAAGCACAAGCCATATCGATAATGTACCATGCATCCTGGCCGGGAGTTGATCCAATGTATCAAGCGAATCCGACTCAGAGTACAGAAAGGATACAATACAATAACATTACGGCAGTGCCAACGTGCAATGTTGATGGTATTATTTATGATATATGGCCTTTTACATCAGCAGCTTTTGATAATGCTTTGAATACGAGGCTTGCAGTAACTCCACCACTTTCGATAGATGTTGTTGATGAGAGGATACAGGGTGATTCGATAAAATCAACTATTACACTTGTAGTAAGCACAAATTTACCTGCCGGAACTTATAAACTAAGAGTTATGGCTGTCGAGAAACTGATAACATATACAACTCCTCCGGGTTCAAATGGTGAGACTGTGTTTCATACTGTATTTAGAAGGGCTTATCCAAATACGACAGGAGTTGACATTCCAACAACAATTGGAACTTATAATTATACTTACACATACAAACGCGAGACAGCCTGGCAGGATACAAGCATTGTGACGGTAGCCTTTGTTCAAAATGATGTGAACAAAGAAGTGCTTAATGCTAATAAAGGTACATTTATGCCAACCGGAATAAATAATATATCGAATGAAGTACCGAACAAGTACAACCTTGAGCAGAATTATCCAAATCCGTTCAATCCTGTGACTAAGATTAGATTTGCTTTACCTAAATCTGGATTTACAAGTTTAAAAGTTTATGATTCCATGGGCAGGGAAGTAGCAACACGGGTATATAAACAACTTCGGGCGGGAAAGTACGAAGTAGAATTTAATGCTTCAGGTTTATCAAGCGGTGTATATTATTATAAACTACTTTCAGGTGATTATTCTGCTGTCAAGAAGTTGATGTTGATTAAATAA
- a CDS encoding T9SS type A sorting domain-containing protein has protein sequence MKKVFLFTLVLAIGVMAFNFQTTQQSMLNDIVVQFVSTNAYGNNIYVDNFSLGTQYQNDIAVSSINIPKDSSYSTNGTNTFKVLPTVTLTNIGTTSASSFNLVLSVGSYTSTKPAPTISSGDSAVIEFDSMQIVPNTAINIKTYSTWVADENRLNDTLKQYTFYMPGAQRKVVFEAFTASTCGPCASQNPSLDAFISERIDSLVPIKTHVWWPSPGNDPMYTANSTQIQPRVQTYYAVNSVPTLIVDGIFKQVSGYSTLSNLLTPYTTRMLKGSPLSVNVIDTKIGDSIKTNVTVTVLSPLPAGNYKLRVNSISTKVTYPSPPGTNGEREFKDVFRFAYPDMSGTTIPTTPGTYNYEFIYKLTPFAGATDTSYYTAAFVQNDANKEIINAGKAPHVVTAERYVKNVTPYDTKPMPLPSFVNNNNEIITGSQTYSINSGFNYEVFESGFPPSGWQVINPNAGSLTWDGFSGASGPLFSGTRSARLACYNYSDVGHIDYLRSPVFNNVDLTDSIRFNWAHSNYSAAYNDRLQVQVSTNGGSTFPFTIFDKAGTTLATAPSTTSAFVPNGDSQWGRFSVAVSSFIVSIQQIGIETPTKYALNQNYPNPFNPVTNISYMIPRSSKVSLKVYDIKGQLISTLYEGNQNAGIYLTQFDGSKLASGVYFYKLEADDYKEVRKMSMIK, from the coding sequence ATGAAGAAAGTATTTCTCTTTACATTAGTTCTGGCAATTGGTGTAATGGCATTCAATTTCCAGACAACACAACAATCAATGTTAAACGATATTGTCGTTCAGTTTGTATCAACAAACGCTTACGGGAATAATATTTACGTTGATAACTTCTCACTTGGAACTCAATATCAGAATGACATTGCAGTATCATCGATAAATATTCCGAAGGATTCAAGTTATTCAACCAACGGAACGAATACTTTTAAAGTATTACCTACAGTAACTTTAACAAACATAGGTACTACTTCTGCAAGTTCGTTTAATTTAGTTCTTTCAGTAGGTTCATATACTAGCACAAAGCCAGCTCCAACGATTTCATCGGGCGATAGTGCTGTAATTGAATTTGACTCAATGCAAATAGTTCCGAATACAGCGATTAATATAAAAACTTATTCTACATGGGTTGCGGACGAGAACAGATTGAATGATACATTGAAGCAATATACATTTTACATGCCGGGAGCACAACGGAAAGTAGTCTTTGAAGCATTTACCGCTTCTACATGCGGTCCTTGCGCGTCACAAAATCCATCACTTGATGCTTTTATCTCAGAGCGAATTGATTCATTGGTACCAATAAAAACACATGTATGGTGGCCGTCACCCGGAAATGACCCGATGTATACAGCTAATTCTACACAGATACAACCAAGAGTACAGACATATTACGCTGTGAATTCGGTACCTACTCTTATTGTTGACGGAATTTTTAAACAGGTAAGCGGATATTCTACTTTGAGCAATTTGTTGACACCATATACTACGAGGATGTTGAAGGGTTCGCCTTTATCGGTAAATGTTATAGATACAAAAATTGGAGACTCGATAAAGACAAACGTGACAGTAACGGTCCTTTCTCCTTTACCAGCGGGAAATTATAAACTTAGGGTTAACTCGATTTCCACGAAGGTAACTTATCCATCGCCTCCAGGTACAAATGGAGAAAGAGAATTTAAAGATGTATTCAGATTTGCATATCCCGATATGAGCGGTACAACCATACCGACGACACCAGGGACATACAACTATGAATTTATTTATAAACTTACACCTTTCGCGGGTGCAACGGATACGTCATATTACACAGCAGCATTTGTACAGAATGATGCTAACAAGGAAATCATAAATGCAGGTAAAGCACCTCATGTTGTAACTGCTGAGAGATATGTAAAGAATGTTACTCCATATGATACAAAACCAATGCCATTACCGAGTTTTGTGAATAACAACAATGAGATAATAACCGGTTCACAGACCTATTCAATAAACTCAGGTTTTAATTATGAAGTATTTGAATCAGGTTTCCCGCCGTCAGGTTGGCAGGTGATAAATCCAAATGCCGGGAGTTTAACCTGGGATGGATTTTCAGGCGCGAGCGGGCCATTATTTTCAGGAACAAGGTCAGCAAGACTTGCGTGTTACAATTACAGTGATGTCGGACATATTGATTATTTGAGATCACCTGTATTTAACAATGTAGATTTAACTGACTCAATTAGATTTAACTGGGCTCATTCTAATTACAGTGCAGCATATAATGACAGATTACAGGTGCAAGTATCAACGAACGGAGGGTCAACATTCCCATTTACGATATTTGATAAAGCCGGTACAACGTTAGCTACAGCACCCTCGACTACGAGTGCCTTCGTACCAAATGGTGACAGCCAATGGGGAAGATTTTCTGTAGCAGTAAGCAGTTTTATAGTTTCCATTCAGCAGATTGGAATAGAGACTCCGACTAAATATGCCTTAAATCAGAATTATCCAAATCCGTTTAATCCGGTTACAAATATTTCTTATATGATACCGAGGAGTTCGAAAGTATCATTAAAGGTGTATGATATAAAGGGTCAATTGATATCGACATTGTACGAAGGAAATCAGAACGCCGGAATTTACCTGACGCAGTTTGACGGTTCAAAGCTTGCGAGCGGAGTTTATTTCTATAAGCTTGAAGCTGATGATTATAAGGAAGTAAGAAAGATGTCGATGATTAAATAA
- a CDS encoding T9SS type A sorting domain-containing protein translates to MKKFTLKLFVFAVFALISTAAFSQTTTRTIFFEGFTSSTCGPCAQQNPYMASYLATKGDSIVSVKYHVGWPSPGNDPMYLHNTVQNYDRRYYYGVNSVPYTKIEGLYFTQSYSNYSTLDYYFNYRLSIPTPVAISVVNHLIPGDSIRATITVTNLSELPAGNYFLRAMALENRITYSSPPGTNGEISFPHVFRASYPTSQGTSHPVAAGTYTYIITYKLNPVWETNNMHTIAFVQEDNTKEIYNVAGIYSPPTAIAPISTEIPKGFSVSQNYPNPFNPKTTVEFSLPKEDNTTLKVFSSLGKEVGTYHSGMTKAGKYRIVIDGSEWSSGLYFYQIKSGSFSETKRMMLVK, encoded by the coding sequence ATGAAAAAATTCACATTAAAACTTTTTGTGTTTGCAGTTTTTGCATTAATAAGCACTGCTGCATTTTCCCAGACAACAACTCGTACGATTTTCTTTGAAGGATTTACAAGTTCAACCTGTGGACCTTGTGCACAACAAAATCCTTACATGGCAAGTTATTTAGCAACAAAGGGTGATTCAATTGTATCGGTTAAATATCACGTGGGATGGCCATCTCCCGGAAATGACCCTATGTACTTACACAATACTGTACAGAATTATGACAGGAGGTATTATTATGGAGTGAACTCAGTACCGTATACAAAGATTGAAGGATTGTATTTTACCCAATCCTATTCAAATTATTCGACATTAGATTATTATTTTAATTATCGTTTAAGCATTCCGACGCCTGTCGCGATATCGGTTGTTAATCATTTAATTCCAGGTGATTCGATTAGAGCGACGATAACAGTAACAAATCTTTCGGAATTGCCAGCCGGTAATTATTTTTTAAGAGCGATGGCATTGGAAAATAGAATTACATACAGTTCTCCTCCAGGAACAAATGGTGAAATAAGTTTCCCCCATGTTTTCAGAGCATCATATCCCACAAGTCAAGGTACATCACATCCTGTAGCAGCCGGAACGTACACTTATATAATTACATATAAATTAAATCCCGTATGGGAAACTAATAATATGCACACAATAGCTTTTGTGCAGGAAGATAATACAAAAGAGATATATAATGTAGCAGGGATTTATTCACCACCTACTGCAATTGCACCTATCTCGACTGAAATTCCAAAGGGTTTTTCAGTATCACAGAATTACCCGAATCCTTTCAATCCAAAGACAACAGTTGAGTTTTCATTACCAAAAGAAGATAATACAACATTGAAAGTATTCAGTTCATTAGGAAAAGAAGTCGGGACGTATCATTCGGGTATGACAAAGGCAGGAAAGTATAGAATAGTCATCGATGGATCTGAGTGGTCATCTGGTTTGTATTTTTATCAGATAAAGTCAGGTTCATTTTCAGAAACAAAACGTATGATGCTGGTCAAATAA